Proteins encoded by one window of Geobacter sp. DSM 9736:
- the mnmA gene encoding tRNA 2-thiouridine(34) synthase MnmA: MNNARPRRVVVAMSGGVDSSVTAALLREQGHEVIGISMQLWDHSDSAADENFGSCCSLDDLQDARRVAEQLDIPFYVVNFEEEFRRIVVEDFVDEYFRGRTPNPCVRCNQVVKFELLLAKARGLGADCLATGHYARIAREDGNYRLLKGVDPQKDQSYFLFALTPEQMASTLFPLGELTKQEVRRLAAHYGLRVAEKGESQEICFIPDDDYVRFLEEERGTGLLSGKIVDRRGNVLGTHDGIYRYTVGQRKGLGIAHAHPLYVVGVDAERCEVVVGAKDELLSRGVIAEHMNWIVPPHADPMGASCKIRYRHQPVPCVVRPLAGGGAEVLFGEPQRAVTPGQAVVLYDGDSVLGGGWITAGIE, from the coding sequence ATGAATAATGCCAGACCCAGACGCGTAGTCGTCGCCATGAGCGGCGGCGTCGATTCCTCGGTAACCGCCGCACTACTCAGGGAGCAGGGGCACGAGGTGATCGGGATCTCCATGCAGCTGTGGGATCATTCCGATTCTGCAGCGGATGAGAACTTCGGTTCCTGTTGTTCTCTGGACGACCTCCAGGATGCCCGGCGGGTGGCGGAGCAACTCGATATCCCTTTTTACGTGGTCAATTTCGAGGAGGAGTTCAGGCGGATCGTCGTCGAAGATTTCGTTGACGAATACTTCAGGGGGCGAACCCCGAACCCGTGCGTTCGTTGCAACCAGGTGGTGAAATTCGAGCTTCTTCTGGCCAAGGCCCGGGGACTCGGCGCCGACTGTCTCGCCACCGGGCACTATGCCCGCATCGCACGGGAAGATGGTAACTATAGGCTCCTCAAAGGGGTGGACCCCCAGAAGGATCAGAGCTACTTCCTCTTCGCTCTCACCCCCGAGCAGATGGCGTCGACCTTGTTCCCTCTGGGGGAGCTCACGAAACAGGAAGTCCGCAGGCTGGCGGCGCACTACGGTCTGAGAGTCGCCGAAAAGGGGGAGAGTCAGGAGATCTGTTTCATACCGGATGACGATTATGTGCGGTTTCTCGAAGAGGAGCGCGGAACTGGGCTTCTTTCGGGGAAGATCGTGGACCGGAGAGGAAACGTCCTCGGAACCCACGACGGAATCTACAGGTACACCGTCGGACAGCGCAAGGGGCTCGGAATAGCCCACGCTCATCCTCTTTATGTGGTGGGGGTCGATGCGGAGAGGTGCGAAGTGGTTGTCGGAGCGAAGGATGAACTCCTGAGCCGCGGTGTCATTGCGGAACACATGAATTGGATTGTGCCTCCGCATGCCGATCCAATGGGGGCCTCCTGCAAGATTCGCTACCGTCACCAGCCGGTACCGTGCGTTGTCCGTCCGCTGGCAGGGGGGGGAGCAGAGGTATTGTTCGGGGAGCCTCAACGTGCGGTCACTCCTGGGCAGGCCGTAGTCCTTTACGATGGTGATAGCGTTTTGGGCGGTGGCTGGATAACGGCGGGGATCGAGTAA
- the mtaB gene encoding tRNA (N(6)-L-threonylcarbamoyladenosine(37)-C(2))-methylthiotransferase MtaB gives MQRVAITTLGCKTNQFESAGMGEILGKEGFVVVPFDEQADVYIINTCTVTARTDAESRRLIRRAQRKTPNARIVVTGCYAQVAPEELRALPGVDLILGNTEKKDIVSFLREAPAEGRVLVSDITGERHAAPLALESFAEHTRAFLQVQNGCDAFCSYCIVPYARGRSRSVSTEEVLKGIASFAASGYQEVVLTGIHLSAYGLDLEPPASLHGLLQEVERRQLVPRLRLGSLEPAEIGDELIDLVARSKVICPHIHIPLQSGADGVLHRMNRTYTARFFAELVGRLSAAVPGICIGLDMIAGFPGETEEEFLAGWSLVESLPIAYLHVFPYSLRPGTAAASMSGHLPPRVITERARRLRELSERKRDEYHACFVGKTIRVLVQSSDGSGNLKGLSRHYVSVSFPGNRDTYNREVTVRILGSSGEGLVGELQAVL, from the coding sequence ATGCAACGGGTCGCAATCACCACCCTAGGGTGCAAGACAAACCAGTTCGAATCAGCCGGTATGGGGGAAATACTCGGCAAGGAAGGATTTGTCGTCGTTCCTTTCGATGAACAGGCCGATGTCTACATCATCAATACCTGCACTGTGACCGCCCGCACTGATGCCGAGTCGCGGCGGCTCATACGCCGGGCGCAAAGGAAAACCCCGAATGCGCGAATCGTGGTGACCGGTTGCTACGCGCAGGTCGCCCCCGAGGAACTCCGCGCACTTCCCGGTGTCGATCTCATCCTTGGAAATACTGAAAAAAAAGATATCGTCTCTTTCCTGCGGGAAGCGCCTGCGGAAGGGAGGGTTCTCGTCTCGGACATAACCGGCGAAAGGCATGCTGCACCGCTGGCGCTGGAAAGCTTCGCCGAGCATACGCGTGCATTTCTCCAGGTCCAGAATGGATGCGACGCTTTCTGTTCCTACTGTATCGTACCCTATGCCAGAGGGCGCAGCAGAAGTGTTTCCACTGAAGAGGTCCTCAAAGGCATCGCTTCATTTGCTGCCTCCGGGTATCAGGAAGTGGTCCTCACCGGTATCCATCTGAGTGCTTACGGGCTTGATCTGGAGCCGCCGGCATCGCTTCATGGTTTATTGCAGGAGGTGGAGAGACGGCAGCTCGTCCCGCGGTTGCGCCTGGGTTCCCTGGAGCCCGCCGAGATAGGTGATGAGCTGATAGATCTGGTAGCGCGGTCGAAAGTAATATGCCCCCATATCCACATCCCCCTCCAGAGCGGGGCGGACGGAGTTCTTCATCGGATGAACCGGACCTACACAGCCCGATTCTTCGCCGAACTTGTCGGTCGCCTTTCTGCTGCAGTTCCTGGAATCTGTATAGGTCTAGACATGATCGCAGGATTTCCCGGTGAAACGGAGGAAGAATTCCTGGCGGGCTGGAGTCTTGTCGAATCCCTCCCCATAGCCTATCTTCACGTCTTTCCCTATTCCCTCCGCCCCGGAACTGCGGCTGCGTCCATGTCCGGCCACCTTCCACCCCGCGTAATTACCGAGCGGGCGCGCCGGCTCCGCGAGCTTTCAGAAAGAAAGAGGGATGAATATCATGCATGCTTCGTCGGGAAAACGATCCGGGTCCTGGTTCAATCCTCGGATGGCTCGGGGAATCTGAAAGGGTTATCCCGTCACTACGTCTCCGTCTCCTTTCCCGGAAATCGGGATACGTATAATCGCGAGGTGACGGTCCGCATCCTGGGTAGTTCAGGTGAGGGGCTGGTGGGAGAGCTGCAGGCGGTCCTGTAA
- the phoU gene encoding phosphate signaling complex protein PhoU, protein MEREHFSRHFDEELNEIRGKLLEMGGKVEQMIANAMKALVERDTELAERTIKFDHEINGLEMEIDEKCLHLLARRQPAARDLRFVTIALKIVTDLERIGDQCANICKRTRELNMEQPLKPYIDLPRMAKLASDMVKEALDAFVRGDDELALKVCRDDQQVDDLNDQIQRELLTFMMADPATISRAIKINYIAKCLERIADHATNVAEMVIFMVKGKDIRHTIA, encoded by the coding sequence ATGGAAAGGGAGCACTTCAGCAGGCATTTCGACGAGGAGCTGAATGAGATACGCGGTAAGCTTCTCGAAATGGGGGGCAAGGTGGAGCAGATGATCGCCAACGCCATGAAAGCCCTCGTCGAACGGGACACGGAGCTAGCGGAGCGGACCATCAAGTTCGACCACGAAATCAATGGCCTGGAGATGGAGATAGACGAGAAGTGCCTCCACCTTCTTGCCCGTCGGCAGCCCGCGGCCCGCGATTTGAGATTCGTAACGATCGCGCTGAAGATAGTGACGGATCTGGAGAGAATCGGAGACCAGTGCGCCAACATCTGCAAGCGGACCCGGGAGCTGAACATGGAGCAGCCGCTCAAGCCGTACATCGACCTGCCCCGGATGGCTAAGCTCGCATCGGACATGGTGAAGGAAGCGCTGGACGCGTTTGTCAGGGGTGACGACGAACTCGCGCTCAAGGTTTGTAGGGATGACCAGCAGGTGGACGACCTGAACGATCAGATCCAGCGGGAACTATTGACGTTCATGATGGCGGACCCGGCAACTATCTCCCGCGCAATCAAGATCAACTATATTGCAAAGTGCCTCGAACGGATTGCAGACCACGCAACAAACGTGGCGGAAATGGTTATCTTCATGGTGAAGGGGAAGGACATCCGCCACACGATCGCATAG
- the pstB gene encoding phosphate ABC transporter ATP-binding protein PstB, whose translation MNQKLELHQLNVFFGQNHAVKNVDLSFRENSVTAIIGPSGCGKSTVLRSINRMHDLVPAARVTGQILLEGTNIYDKSADPVSIRRRIGMVFQKPNPFPAMSIYDNVIAGYKLMGGVKRNALDEVVESSLQRVALWDEVKDRLKSNAMELSGGQQQRLCIARTIAVKPEVILMDEPASALDPISTLKIEELIEELKEKYTIVIVTHNMQQAARVSDVTAFFYLGELIECDATRKIFTAPEKKRTEDYITGRFG comes from the coding sequence ATGAACCAAAAACTCGAACTGCATCAGCTGAATGTCTTTTTCGGTCAGAACCATGCTGTGAAAAACGTCGATCTCTCCTTCAGGGAAAACAGCGTAACAGCTATCATCGGACCCTCGGGGTGCGGCAAATCCACCGTCCTGCGCAGCATCAACCGGATGCACGATCTCGTGCCCGCGGCACGGGTGACGGGGCAGATACTGCTGGAAGGAACCAACATCTACGACAAGAGCGCCGATCCCGTCTCCATCAGACGGCGGATCGGCATGGTGTTCCAGAAGCCCAACCCCTTCCCTGCAATGTCGATCTACGATAACGTCATCGCAGGGTACAAGCTCATGGGTGGAGTGAAGCGGAATGCGCTCGATGAAGTTGTCGAATCCAGCCTGCAGCGGGTCGCCCTCTGGGACGAAGTGAAAGACCGGTTGAAATCCAATGCTATGGAACTATCGGGAGGGCAACAGCAGCGGCTGTGCATAGCCAGGACCATTGCGGTCAAGCCGGAGGTAATTTTGATGGATGAACCCGCCTCGGCGCTCGACCCGATTTCCACCCTAAAGATCGAGGAACTGATCGAAGAGCTGAAGGAAAAGTACACCATCGTCATCGTCACCCATAACATGCAGCAGGCAGCACGGGTATCCGACGTAACGGCATTCTTCTACCTGGGGGAACTGATCGAATGCGACGCGACACGGAAAATATTCACGGCCCCGGAAAAAAAGCGGACTGAAGACTATATCACGGGGCGGTTCGGCTAA